GATCGGCGAGCTGGCCGCCGGCCTGGCCCACGAGATCAAGAATCCCCTGGCCGGAATTCGCGGCGCCATTGAAATCATCGCGGCTGAGCTTCCGCCCGACCATCCCAACCGCGACGTCATGGATGAGGTGCAGGCGGAAGTCATGCGCATCAATCGCATCCTGGTGGACCTGCTGAACTACGCCCGGCCGCACCCCCCGCAGATTCATCGCGCCGATCTGAATCGCACGGTCGAGCACGTCGTTACCCTGGCCCGGCAGCAGATCACCAGCCAGCCGATCGAGATTGCTTATGCTCCGGCCGCTAACCTTCCTGAAGTGGAACACGATCCCGCTCAAATCCAGCAGGTCGTGATGAACCTGATCTTGAACGGCATTCAGGCCATCGACGGCCAGGGCCACGTCAGCGTCCGGACGCACCCGGAAGGACCCAAGCAGGTCGCGCTCGTGGTCCAGGATACCGGCCGCGGCATGCCCGCCGAGCTTCTGCCCAACATCTTCAAGCCCTTCTTTACCACCAAGGGCCAGGGCACGGGCCTTGGCCTGTCACTTGCCAAACGCATCGTGGAAGCTCACGGCGGCCGCATAGAGGTTTCGAGCAAGCCGGGAACGGGAACGTCCTTCACCATCTGCCTGCCAGTGGAACACCCAGCCTCGACAACGCCTTCCGATTTGGTTCTCAGGACAACGGCTTCGTAAAGTGAGTGCCGGGTGCCGAGTTCCGAGCACTCGCTTTCGAGTTTCGGTTTTTCGCTTTTCGTTTTTCGATTTTCGACTTTCCTGTCGCCCGCTGGAAGCCACCTGGCCTACCAAATCTCAAGCCATGAGGAGTAAAATAGCCATCTGGGTCAATTCATGGCCAAAGGAAAAATTCTCGTCGTGGACGATGAGAAGCTCGTCCGCTGGTCGCTCGTCAAGAAGTTCACCGAGTGGGGCTACTCGCCGCTCGAGGCCGAGACCGGCGGGGCCGCCCTGCAGTCAGTCCGCAACGAATCACCCGAACTCATCCTGCTGGACATCCGGCTGCCGGACGTGAGCGGCATGGAAATTCTCCAGCAGATGAAAGAGGCCGGCGAGCCTTCCGCCGTCATCATGATGACCGCCGACCCGCAGCTCGATGACGTCAAGGCAGCCATCAAACTCGGCGCCTATGACTTCATCGGCAAGCCCATTGATTTTGACGAGCTGAGCATCACCGTCCAAAACGCCCTTGAGGCCACGCAACTGCGGACCGAAGTTGCCAGCCTCCGCGACGAAGTGAAGCGGCGTACCGGCTACCGCGACGTCATCGCCGCGTCCAGGCGCATGCGCGAGCTGCTCGATTTTGTGCGCAAGGTCGCCGCCAGCGAAGCCAGCACCATCCTCATCCAGGGAGAAAGCGGCACGGGTAAGGACCTCGTCGCCAAGACCATTCATTACGAGTCCAGCCGCGCCGCCCGCCCCTTTGTCGCCATCAATTGCTCCGCCATTCCGGAAACGCTGATGGAGCCGGAATTGTTTGGCCACGAGAAGGGCGCCTTTACCGATGCCAAGGCGATGAAGAAGGGACTCTTCGAGGTGGCTGACGGCGGCACGCTTTTCCTGGACGAAATCGGCGAGCTATCTCCTTTCCTCCAAGCCAAGCTCCTGCGGGTGCTCGAAGACCAAAATTTTCGTCGTGTCGGCGGTGTCAAGGACATTCAGGTGGACGTGCGGGTGATCGCCGCCTCCAACCGCGACCTCGAACGAGCCGTGTCGGAGAATCGCTTCCGCCAGGACCTTTTCTACCGGCTCGCCATCATCTCCGTGTTCCTGCCATCGCTGCGCGAGCGCAAAGAGGACATCCTGCCGCTGGTGGATTTCTTTGTCGATCACTACAACCGTAAATTTCGAAAGAGCATCAGCGGCTTGACGGAAGAGACGCGGCAACTCCTGCTTGCCTACGATTGGCCGGGCAATGTGCGTGAACTCAAGAACGCCATCGAGCGCGCCATGATTTTGGAAGACGAGCCTTTCCTCCGGCCGACTTATCTGCCCTTCCACGTCACCCAGCCGCGCGCCGGCGTGACCTCTTTCGAGCGGCAATCCTCCTCGACGCCGGTGGGCAGCTCGTGGCAGCCGCTCCACCCCGCCCGTCCGTTCACGACGGGCGTTTCCGCCGCGGCGGACGAGCACGGACGGTCGGGCCGGTGGCTCCCGCCGCTTTCCATCCCTGAGGGCGGCACGTCGCTCGAGGAAGTCGAGCGGGCGCTGGTGGAATTGGCGCTCAAGCAAACCAACGGCAACCAAACCCACGCCGCCAAGCTGCTCGATATCAGCCGCGATGCCCTGCGCTACAAGATGAAAAAATTCGGGCTGATCGCCAGCGCCGAAGAACCTACCGAAGAAGCTCCCGCCCCGCCCCATCCCTAGTCTGTCAGAACGCTTACGGTCTTTTCCCCAACGGTTCTTACGAGAATGCGCCTTTCGCTTTTCGATGGCAGTGCTACCGGCGATCCGAGACCAGCAGACTTTCAGGAGAATTCGCGTTCCTCTTTGCAATAGGAATCGCGACGGGAACTAGCATTGCTTAGCTGTCTCCTTCCGGGCGACCCACAGGCAGTCGGCGCACACGGATCCGGGTCTTCTCAATCACAATCACGCTGCCAGCTTCGGCAGCATCAGCCACTACAAGCAGGTTCGCCAAGAGCAGCCTGAGTTGCGCTTCCGGCCGGCCGGGGCCGCGACGGAGAAGAATCACAGATGGTTTGTTTACTTCCCGTAGCGCTGGGAGGCTCGCAAAGTCTGTGTCCGCTGAAACAAGAGTCCTTATCTTCCTGCGCGGCTCTCGCAAAGACCTCCCAGTCGGCGGCTGCCTGCAGGTTGTAGTCTCGCACATGGATGGCATTGTGTCCGGCAGCCCGCAGCCCGGCCGCCACAAGGGGAGACAACGCATTGTCTACGAGGAATCTCAAGAACTCCCAGCGACCGGGAGTTCGCGTTCCCGCACCGCCTCGGCGGCATAGCGCAGGTCTTCGCCGATGTCTTCCGGCTCAAGGTCTGGATAGGCCTTTAATATCTCCGCTTCGGCCATCCCCTCGCTCACCATGCCCACCACGGTTGCGGCTGGGATGCGCAAACCGCGGATACACGGGACGCCACCCATTTGTTTCGGATCCAAGGTAATTCGAGGAAACTGTTTCACTCTCAGCCTCCTGCCGGACAGATTGAACGCACGCTCCGGCCGGGCTCTATTTGTTAGAAGAATACGACGTTGACCCATTTTTATCAGTATGCGGCCGGGCAGTAGGTGCCCATAGAGGCGGGAAGCAGGAGAAGGCGCAGGCCCGCGAAGCCTGAGACACCGAGATTGGGACGAAGCGGCTCAGTCGAACTTGTGGCGCGCATTCTGCGTCCCGGGCGCATTTGCGGGACGAGCCTGCCGGCGCACGCGCAGTTGTCCTGCGCGCTGCATGGACCGCATAGGCGATTAAAAATAGTACCTTTTGGTTAACTAGTACTAATGGCCTATTGGTGATAGTACTCCGCCATAGTACAAAGGAGGCTTCGGAACCAGCGGAGGTGAGCAACCCGTGGCTCCGGAGACAAGATGAACCTGAGGGGGATTACTAATGAAGACAAAGAGCTTTTGGGGAATCGCCTGCGCGCTTCTTGTGTTTCTTTTGGTCGCCCCGAACGCTTTTGGGCAAGACCTTAATCCGCGGTTGACGATTTTCGGCGGAGGCTCTTTCTTGAAAGGTGAGCGAACCTTCGTCGTTGGCGGAGACCAGTTTCGTTCCGATTTCGCAAAGGGGGGCAAATTCGGATTCCGGGGCACCGTGGACGTGGACAGCCATTGGGCTGTGGAAGGCAGCTACAGCTACGGCACCAATAACCTGCGCATCTTTGAGCTGCGAGTGCCGCCACGAGAGCGTGCCTTTGGGACGCGCGTCCACCAGTTCGCGGCCAACGCGTTGTACTTCCTGAACAAGCCAGAGGACAAGATGCGGGCCTTCGTTACTGGCGGCCTGGGGCTCACCCGGTACAGTCCCACCGACGCCGCCAAAACATTCGCTGCGACATTTGAGTTCGTGGATGAGGCGGCGGTGATCAGCAGCAACACCAAGCTCAGCCTCAATTTTGGCGCTGGCGTGGAAGCGAAGGTCCACGACCGCTTTGGCGTGCGGTTTGACTTCCGCGACTACATGACCAGAATCCCGCGCTTTGGCGTGCCAGAGACGCCGCCCGGGCCGGCCGTAGATTTCTTCCCCGTCAGCGGGGTTGTACACGACTGGGAAGCCTCCATCGGGGTCGTGATCTATCTGCGCTAGCGCCGTTCCAATGGGTGCGAAGGAAAGGGTCTGACATGAAAATTGCAAGTATTGTTCTGGCCATGATTGGGCTTTCTGGCATTTCGCCCGCGCAGATGCAGAGCCCAACGCATCAGCCGAGCGAAATGCAGAAGCGGGAGAATCAGTCTTCGCCGCTGTATCGTGTCACGGTGGTGGCGCGTACGACCAAGGCAATCAACTATCGCCACTTGAGCGGGGCGACCAGGATTGATTTCCGCGGAACCGTCCTCCTCCCTTTTGCCCGAGGCCAAGCGAAAGTGGAAAGCAAGAAGGGCGCGATCAAGATCCAAGCAAGATTCGACAAATTACAGTCCGCCACCCAATTCGGCCCTGAGTTCTTGACCTACGTCCTGTGGGCCATCACTCCGGAAGGCCGCGCTACCAACCTCGGCGAAGTGCTTTTGGAGGGGACCAAAAGCAAACTGGAGGTTACGGCTCAATTGCAGGCTTTTGCCCTGGTCGTGACCGCGGAACCCTATTTCGCCGTCATGCAGCCGAGCGACGTGGTGGTGATGGAAAACATTGTGCGGCCCGACACGGTCGGAAACATTCAGGAGATTGATGCCAAATATGACTTGCTGCAGAGAGGTGAGTACGCAGTTGTTTCCGCCAATTTTCAGCCGATGAGAATGGACCCCAGGATACCTCTTGGGCTGTACGAGGCCAGAAACGCCGTGCAGATTGCCCGAGGGGCGGGCGCCGATCGCTACGCCTTCAGTAGCTTCCAAAGGGCGGTGGAGCTCCTCCAGCAGGCGGAGAGCTATCAAACGCGCAAGGGCGCAAAAAAACAGGTCGAGATGGCAGCTCGGGAGGCAGTGCAGACCGCTGAGGATGCGCGGGCCATTACGGTGAAACGCCGGGAAGAGGAGCGCCTGGCCAAAGAGCGCCAGGCAGCGGCGGAGCGCGAAGCGCGCGCCAAAGCGGAAACCGCCGCGGCCGAACGCGCCAAGTTGGAAGCCCAGTTGGCCGCCGAACGCGCGGCCCGGGAACGGCTCGAGGCGGAGGCAGCCCGTGCCGCCGCTTTAGCACAGCAGCAAGCCGCCCAGGCCGAAGCCGAAAGAGCACGCCAAGCCGCTCAACAAGCTGCCTGGCAAACGGCCGAGGCGGAAGCAGCACGTGCCGCCGCTTTAGCACAGCAGCAAGCCGCCCAAGCGGAAACCGAAAGAGCGCATCTGGCTGCCGAGCAGGCCGAACGCATGCGGCAGCAAGCCGAGGCCGAAAAAGCGGAGCTGCGCTCGCGACTCTTGCGCCAGTTGAACTTGATCCTGCAAACGCGCGACACGGTTCGCGGGCTCATCGTGAACATGTCGGACGTTCTTTTCGACACGGCCAGGTACACCTTGAAACCGGGTGCGCGGGAAAAGCTGGCGAAAATCTCCGGCATCGTCCTGGCCTATCCCGGGCTGAATCTGCAGATCGAAGGTCACACCGACAGCGTCGGCGGCGATGAATACAACCAGGGGCTTTCCGAACAGCGCGCTGACTCCGTGCGGGATTTCCTGGTGCAGCAGGGAGTTCCGGCAGCCTCGATCAGCGGGCGCGGGTTCGGTAAAACGCAACCGGTGGCCTCCAACGAGACCACCGAAGGCCGCCAACAGAACCGCCGCGTCGAGCTGGTGGTCACCGGCGAGGCCATTGGCGCCACCGCCGCCAACTCCGGAACTTCACCGCAGTAAAGCCGACAGGCTGATTGCCAACACCGAAGAACGCACCGAACAAGCCCCCGCTTGGCCCCTTGGGAATTACTGCGGTTTGCTCGAGATCAGCGGACAGTTTGCACCTAATGCCGCAACAGATCAGCCCTGAAGGGTCTCACCGTGAAGGGACAACACCTGGCCGGCGCGACAAGAGGAGAAGATCGCTGGAATCCCGAACGTCAAAGGGCGCGCCGGAATAGTCTGACCAGGTGGAGACGATCTCGAAACCGATTCGTTCCAGCAGAGTGCGCAGTTCTTTTTCGAACAGAGGGATTTGGCGGTTGGTGTTGACGCGATAGTCCCAACAGGTTCCAGGGGCCAGGGGCCGGGTGAAGAAAATGGCGTGGAAGTCAATAAACTCGGGGCCGTATTCGGCTACCTTGAAGAGGATGACTTCTTCATCCTCGGTGCGCCCGGAGAGCAGGGGAAACCACTTGGTCTTTTCCCGCCAGCGCTTGTCATAGTTAAGATTCTGGATAAAGAAAATTCCTCCCGGAAGGAGGACCTCGTAGAGAGAGCGCAGAGCCGCTTCAAGCTGACCCGGGGCAGAAAGGTTGGGCAAGGTGTTGCCCAGGCAAAGTGCTGCTCCGAAGCGCTCGCGGAGCCTGGCGCTTTCTTCAATCGCGCAAAGTTTCACACTCGCCTTTAGGGTTTGTCGGGCCACCGGCCCCGCAGGCATGTCGGGATGAATCCCGACGCTACCATTCCTTGCCCGACGAATCTCTTCGGCAGCCGCGTCCAGTTTCTTCTGCGCCACCTCGACCATCGCCGGGTCGGAATCAATGCCGATGACCTCGAAGCCCTCTCTCGCGAGCGCCAGTACGTGCCCACCCGTCCCGCATCCGGCGACGAGGACTTTTCGCGAAGGCACCTCAGCAAGAATTTTTCGAAGCAGAGGCATCTCGCGGGCGAGTCGCTTCTCCCAATCCACCACGACGTCGTAATAGCGAGCCAGATCGCTTGGCACGGTGGTCTCCCTCAGCCCCGAGGCTCTTGCCTCGGGGATTAAAAGCCTCTTGTATCCCCCAGGCGGGTGCCTGGGGGCTCGGCGCGGGAACCACGAATTCCTGATACACGTTCTAAAGACGACTGCAAAAGTAACTTGACGGCGCTCCGTAGGAAAACCCGCATAAATAGCGGACATCCGGGCCAGGGGGCGTCAAGCTATTTCCGCAATGCTGCTTAGAGCCGTGCGCTGGCGCTAGAATGGCGCCCTCCAAGCTTCGACAGCGCGGCGAGAGCCCGCAAGGCAATTCCGGTGGGCAGGGCGGCAGCTCCCCACCTTCCCTCGCGTCGGGCAAGCGCGAGCAACCGCGGCCGGGACCGAGCGAGCATCCGGCGGGCATGCCGATTCCGGCTGTGGCCAATCACATCGAGGACATAGAAGCGGTCGAGATGCGGCCAGTTGCCATCGCGCTTCTGGAGTTTGGCCAGAAGGCGAAGCAGATTTCCGGCTTGCTTCTTGCTGCGAGGATGGCGGTCGCGCAGCAAGACCGCGAGAACAGAAACCATCAATACCGGCGCAAACATGCCGCCGTATCGGGAAAAGAGCCGGGGGAAGTTGCGGAGTGATTCGAGGTACCGCTCGAGCCGTGGGTCGCGGTCATAGCCCCAACGCAGCAGAGCTTCGAGCGCGACATTGCTGATCAAAAACCTTGCCCCGGCGTCAGAAGCTATTTCTGCGCCGTTAGGAAAGCGGGCGCTCGAAAGCTGCGCTTCACCGGGGCTGAAGCAGGGGCCGAAAAAGTGCTCACAGATGCGGTCGCGATGGCTTGCTTCCGAGCAACCCCGGGCGTAAGCGCCGGGCTGGCCTTGCGTCGAAAAGATCCACTCCACCGCGCGATAGACGCCGGGAGTGCGATGCTCGCCCAGGTCGTGAAGCAGCCGCAAATTCCAGGCCGTATCGGCGAGGCTGTGATGCCAATGGCCCTCCGGGCTCTCGGTGGCAACGAGGTTCGAAAGGAAACGGTCGCGGGAGGCGCCGCCCGACGCCGGCAGGAAGGCGGCGAGACCTGCCTGGACGCTTTCGACCGGGTGGGCGCGCAGGAAAGCAAGGCTGCGTGCGATCGTTCGCTCGAGAGCCCTCGGTCCGGCTGACCTCGGTCGCTTCACTCGCTTCATGGATGCAAGAGGGCGCCCTCCCCCGATGTAGGGAATGCCCGCCCCGTACCGGATCGGTACGGGGCCCGCCTGAAGGCCTCTACCGGGCAGCGACGCGGCTGTAGTAGGCCTCGCCTTCGGCGGACATCAAGACCCACAGTCCGTAGATCCCCAATGCCGTGCCGACCGGCACGCGCAGCAGATTGATGCAGGATAGAACGATGACCAGCATTCGGCCCCAGCGGTCGTGTTGCAGCAAGGCCGCTCCGCCGAGGATTCCCAGCGAAGAAACTGCCAGAAGAATTCCCAACACCACCGGCAGAAGGACACGCAGCAGCCCCTCAAGTCCGAACGGCAGGTTGAGCTCACTCACGATGCGGCCTACGATGCCCAGTCCGAGAATGAAGGCAAGCGCGGCCAGTAGGTGTAGCGAGTTGTAAAGAATGAACAGGATCCCCAGGAGCTTGACGTGCGACCTCCATGCGGGAAGAAGTCGCCGCCACGGCGGCCGGGGCCGGGGCTGGCGGAGACGGCACGCTCAGGGGAGCGCCACACCCAGGGCAAAAGCGATCCTCCGCCTGGATAGCGCGCCCGCATCGAGAGCAGTACATGGTTTCTTCCCCGTGGATATCGACCGGTCGGGACCGACGGTTCGGGATCGAAGACGCCAAGAAGATGTGCCGGTTAACCCCGATTGTCAAGGATTGTCAGGCTCGCTTCCCTCGCCACAAGTTTGTGGCCGGCGACGTGGGGCTCGACCAAGTGGGGCGGCAAGGGATTTGCCCGCCGGCGCTCAGGTGGGGAGGAGAACAGCGCAGTGCGCGCCCGTGGGAGCGAGACCGCTAACCAAGATTCCGCTGCTTTGGGAAGAATCCTCACAAGCCAAAAAAAATCAGAAAAGAGAAATCAGAAAACAGGCCTATTTTCTATTTTCCGTTTTCCATTTTCTGTCTCTCAGGCAGGAAGTGTCCTTCTGCCTGGTCTCGAATCTTCAAGAAAGTTTCGGCCGTTCCTCACTGCCGCTTCTCGCGCTCGGCAAGAATCTCGCGCTCCAGGTTGTCAGCAGTGCGCTCGAGCCAAGAGACGATTCTCTCTTCCAGTTCCTTGCGGTCGCCTGTTTTCGACAGGGCCGCCACCGTATCGCCCCCGGCATCCAGGCTGATATGGAAGCAAGGCACCTCATTGTCCTTGTGTTCTTCAGGGACATACATGAGCAAGGCGCAACCCTCGCACGTGTCTGATTTCACCAGTTTGTGGGAATTGATGCAGAGCACGCTATCGCGGAAGTAAGCGCCAAAGCCGCGCCGCCGGATGTTGTCAATTTCCAGGCGAATCAGCCCCAGAACTTTTTGCTTATCCCAGGTACTCATTCCATTCCCTCTCCGACCTTTACTGACGGCCAAGCTGGAGCCTGGCCTGCTCGATCTGAGCCGTCACCCTCGGGGCTTCAGGATAATTCGGATGGGCGCGCAAGAGTTTTTGCCACAGGTCGATGGCTCTGGCCGGGTTGCGGAATCCATTCATCTGCAGCAGGCCATAGTTGAACAGCGTCTGCGGATGGGTCGGTTTGACCTTCAGGGAGCCTTGGTAGTCAGCCTTCGCCTGCTCAAATTGCTGCGAATAGAAGTAGGCGGTGCCGCGGTCGGTACGCACCTCGACGACGTCCGGCCGAAGGGCGAGGGCACGAGAATAAAAGTCAATGGCCGGGCCCCATTGTTGGTGATCGAAATAGAGATTGCCGAGCTTGACCAGGGTGTCGAAGTCGTTGGGATGGGCCTGCAAAAAAGTCTTCAAGGGCCGCGCTGTCGTTTCCACATCCGCCCAGGGAGGTACGGCCGAACCTAGCGGAGCGGCGGGAGCGGTGGAAGGATTCGACGGGCTCGGGTACGCCGGCGGGAGGCCACTCGATCCGCGGAAGATGTAACCGATGGCCAGACCGATCACGAAGCAAGCGATAGCCAGCAAATAGGCTTCGCGGCTGGTCCAGAGAGAGGTGGCGGGGCGTTCGTCATTCGAGGCCCCGCCCGGGCGGGGCACGCGGTGGTTTCTCATCTCATGCTTCATCATTCCTCAGCCGGCCTCAGTCGGTCCCGCCCTGCGGGATGGCGCGGAGAGGAAGCGAAGGCTCCTCCTCTTGCTCGAGGGGGAAGAGGCGACGCACCATTCCGACCACTTCATCCTGGGCGGGTGCGTCCTCAGCCGCTTTCAACTCCTTCATCGGGGTATGAAGAATCTTGTTGATGATGGAAGTGGTCAAGACTTCGATCGCCTGTTCCTGTTCGGGGGTGAGGGGGCCCAAATGGCTGCGGTAGCGAGCCAGCTCAGCGCGGCGAATTTCATCGAGGTGGCGGCGAAGCTGGACGATGGTGGGCACAATGCGCTCCCCCACGAGATGCTTCCGGAATTGCTCCGCCTCGCGGGCAGCGATTTTTTCCGCCGCCGCCGCCGCTCGCTCCCGCTCATGCCGGTTCTGCGCCACCACCTGCTCCAGGTCATCAATGTCATAGAGGAAGAAGCCATCCATGCGGTTGAGCTCGGGATCAATATCGCGGGGCACGGCGATGTCAATGAAGAAGAGCGGCCGGCCCTGGCGCGCCGCCCGCAGGCGATCGCCATCTTCTCGCGTGATCAGGAAGCGGGGGCAGCCGGTCGAGCTAATCAAGATGTCGACCTGAGCCAGGTAGGTCCAACGATCATCGTAGCGCACGGCGAGACCGCCCAGTTCGCGGGCCAGTTCGACAGCTCGCTCGTAAGTGCGGTTGGCGACCAGCACGGCACTGGCGCCGTCGCGAACCAGGTAGCGCGCCGCCAGTTCACCCATCTTGCCGGCGCCCAGGACCATAACGGTCTTGCCATCGAGTTTTCCGAAGATCTTCTTGGCGAGCTCGACAGCAGCATAGGGCACCGAAACGGCCGCGCTGCCGATGGCTGTCTCAGTGCGGATGCGTTTGGAAACCGAGAGCGCCTTGCTCAGAAGAGCGTCCAGATGGCGGCCAACCGTGCCCACCTCCCTGGCGGCGGCCCAGGCGTCCTTCACCTGGCCGACAATCTCGGGCTCACCGACCACCATCGAGTCCAGGCTTGAGGTCACGCGAAAGGCATGGCGGATGGCTTCGGTTCCGGTGTGGCGATAGAAGCGCGCCCACTCACAGAGCAACAAGGAAAAACGCTCCACCAGATAGCCGCGCAGGGTCCCAGCGGCTCGATCGGCATCCTTGGCCCAGACCACAAACTCGGTGCGGTTGCAGGTGGAGAGGATGACGA
This genomic window from Candidatus Acidiferrales bacterium contains:
- a CDS encoding ATP-binding protein; protein product: MRIDWRLKATLPLLLAALVGLLIFVAVTVSVETRARQMVLLVAAAGAVALCAVMLVVLAILVQRPLIELQEKIARARAGDLTVKVSFARQQDEIGELGRDFNHMVEQLRKSRERTEELYNAHISQAAHLASIGELAAGLAHEIKNPLAGIRGAIEIIAAELPPDHPNRDVMDEVQAEVMRINRILVDLLNYARPHPPQIHRADLNRTVEHVVTLARQQITSQPIEIAYAPAANLPEVEHDPAQIQQVVMNLILNGIQAIDGQGHVSVRTHPEGPKQVALVVQDTGRGMPAELLPNIFKPFFTTKGQGTGLGLSLAKRIVEAHGGRIEVSSKPGTGTSFTICLPVEHPASTTPSDLVLRTTAS
- a CDS encoding sigma-54 dependent transcriptional regulator, whose protein sequence is MAKGKILVVDDEKLVRWSLVKKFTEWGYSPLEAETGGAALQSVRNESPELILLDIRLPDVSGMEILQQMKEAGEPSAVIMMTADPQLDDVKAAIKLGAYDFIGKPIDFDELSITVQNALEATQLRTEVASLRDEVKRRTGYRDVIAASRRMRELLDFVRKVAASEASTILIQGESGTGKDLVAKTIHYESSRAARPFVAINCSAIPETLMEPELFGHEKGAFTDAKAMKKGLFEVADGGTLFLDEIGELSPFLQAKLLRVLEDQNFRRVGGVKDIQVDVRVIAASNRDLERAVSENRFRQDLFYRLAIISVFLPSLRERKEDILPLVDFFVDHYNRKFRKSISGLTEETRQLLLAYDWPGNVRELKNAIERAMILEDEPFLRPTYLPFHVTQPRAGVTSFERQSSSTPVGSSWQPLHPARPFTTGVSAAADEHGRSGRWLPPLSIPEGGTSLEEVERALVELALKQTNGNQTHAAKLLDISRDALRYKMKKFGLIASAEEPTEEAPAPPHP
- a CDS encoding DUF433 domain-containing protein, with protein sequence MKQFPRITLDPKQMGGVPCIRGLRIPAATVVGMVSEGMAEAEILKAYPDLEPEDIGEDLRYAAEAVRERELPVAGSS
- a CDS encoding outer membrane beta-barrel protein — its product is MKTKSFWGIACALLVFLLVAPNAFGQDLNPRLTIFGGGSFLKGERTFVVGGDQFRSDFAKGGKFGFRGTVDVDSHWAVEGSYSYGTNNLRIFELRVPPRERAFGTRVHQFAANALYFLNKPEDKMRAFVTGGLGLTRYSPTDAAKTFAATFEFVDEAAVISSNTKLSLNFGAGVEAKVHDRFGVRFDFRDYMTRIPRFGVPETPPGPAVDFFPVSGVVHDWEASIGVVIYLR
- a CDS encoding OmpA family protein; this encodes MKIASIVLAMIGLSGISPAQMQSPTHQPSEMQKRENQSSPLYRVTVVARTTKAINYRHLSGATRIDFRGTVLLPFARGQAKVESKKGAIKIQARFDKLQSATQFGPEFLTYVLWAITPEGRATNLGEVLLEGTKSKLEVTAQLQAFALVVTAEPYFAVMQPSDVVVMENIVRPDTVGNIQEIDAKYDLLQRGEYAVVSANFQPMRMDPRIPLGLYEARNAVQIARGAGADRYAFSSFQRAVELLQQAESYQTRKGAKKQVEMAAREAVQTAEDARAITVKRREEERLAKERQAAAEREARAKAETAAAERAKLEAQLAAERAARERLEAEAARAAALAQQQAAQAEAERARQAAQQAAWQTAEAEAARAAALAQQQAAQAETERAHLAAEQAERMRQQAEAEKAELRSRLLRQLNLILQTRDTVRGLIVNMSDVLFDTARYTLKPGAREKLAKISGIVLAYPGLNLQIEGHTDSVGGDEYNQGLSEQRADSVRDFLVQQGVPAASISGRGFGKTQPVASNETTEGRQQNRRVELVVTGEAIGATAANSGTSPQ
- a CDS encoding class I SAM-dependent methyltransferase; its protein translation is MPSDLARYYDVVVDWEKRLAREMPLLRKILAEVPSRKVLVAGCGTGGHVLALAREGFEVIGIDSDPAMVEVAQKKLDAAAEEIRRARNGSVGIHPDMPAGPVARQTLKASVKLCAIEESARLRERFGAALCLGNTLPNLSAPGQLEAALRSLYEVLLPGGIFFIQNLNYDKRWREKTKWFPLLSGRTEDEEVILFKVAEYGPEFIDFHAIFFTRPLAPGTCWDYRVNTNRQIPLFEKELRTLLERIGFEIVSTWSDYSGAPFDVRDSSDLLLLSRRPGVVPSR
- a CDS encoding tetratricopeptide repeat protein, giving the protein MRNHRVPRPGGASNDERPATSLWTSREAYLLAIACFVIGLAIGYIFRGSSGLPPAYPSPSNPSTAPAAPLGSAVPPWADVETTARPLKTFLQAHPNDFDTLVKLGNLYFDHQQWGPAIDFYSRALALRPDVVEVRTDRGTAYFYSQQFEQAKADYQGSLKVKPTHPQTLFNYGLLQMNGFRNPARAIDLWQKLLRAHPNYPEAPRVTAQIEQARLQLGRQ
- the hemA gene encoding glutamyl-tRNA reductase, producing MAANQETLLVIGINHRTAPVEIREKFSLTPTRLREAMEALSRREAIEEIVILSTCNRTEFVVWAKDADRAAGTLRGYLVERFSLLLCEWARFYRHTGTEAIRHAFRVTSSLDSMVVGEPEIVGQVKDAWAAAREVGTVGRHLDALLSKALSVSKRIRTETAIGSAAVSVPYAAVELAKKIFGKLDGKTVMVLGAGKMGELAARYLVRDGASAVLVANRTYERAVELARELGGLAVRYDDRWTYLAQVDILISSTGCPRFLITREDGDRLRAARQGRPLFFIDIAVPRDIDPELNRMDGFFLYDIDDLEQVVAQNRHERERAAAAAEKIAAREAEQFRKHLVGERIVPTIVQLRRHLDEIRRAELARYRSHLGPLTPEQEQAIEVLTTSIINKILHTPMKELKAAEDAPAQDEVVGMVRRLFPLEQEEEPSLPLRAIPQGGTD